A single window of Desulfovibrio sp. G11 DNA harbors:
- a CDS encoding HAD family hydrolase — protein sequence MNFTPVFFDLDGTITDSEDGIVNSVQYALEHFGVSLPRESLIPFIGPPLRDSFSKIFPNDPKKVEKIVGKYREYYTDRGIFENRLYDGISDLLRDLAEEGRVLALATSKPETFALRIVEHFDIARYFSCVAGAELSGPRNNKPAVLRYACDRLGVVPSASCLMVGDRKYDVAGAHEVGMPCAAVLYGYGPEKELKEAGADWLCPDVKSLRVLLQQRN from the coding sequence TTGAATTTTACCCCTGTTTTTTTTGATCTGGACGGAACCATCACGGATTCTGAAGATGGAATAGTCAACTCTGTGCAGTATGCGCTGGAACACTTTGGTGTTTCCTTACCGCGGGAAAGCCTGATTCCTTTTATCGGGCCTCCTCTGCGCGATTCATTTTCAAAAATTTTCCCCAATGATCCGAAAAAAGTGGAAAAGATCGTTGGTAAATACAGAGAATATTACACTGACCGGGGTATTTTCGAAAACCGTCTTTATGACGGCATAAGCGATCTTTTGCGCGATCTGGCAGAAGAGGGGCGTGTTCTGGCGCTTGCCACTTCCAAGCCCGAAACGTTTGCCCTGCGTATTGTGGAGCACTTTGACATAGCACGCTACTTTTCGTGTGTCGCCGGGGCAGAACTGAGTGGGCCGCGTAATAACAAGCCGGCTGTATTGCGCTACGCTTGCGATCGCCTGGGTGTGGTTCCTTCTGCATCCTGCCTGATGGTCGGGGACCGCAAGTATGATGTAGCCGGTGCGCATGAGGTAGGGATGCCGTGTGCCGCGGTTTTATACGGATATGGCCCGGAAAAGGAACTGAAAGAGGCCGGGGCCGATTGGTTGTGCCCTGACGTGAAATCCTTGCGGGTCCTTTTGCAGCAACGGAATTGA
- a CDS encoding HD-GYP domain-containing protein has product MASVKITVADIVPGMYLVNPGLSWIKAPLVYMEEGLITSREEIDHIISQGYTEAYHDPSRFRQMDELVTAQEEDVWPDPKAPLVSLDEETPKATAIYADSFDHVRSLMQAAQGGAIDVAASQPYVESIVNSLNRNVDALVSLSKLKSSDEYTFTHSVNVTIFAVAYAHYLGLPEEKLHLVGMAGLFHDFGKAFIPQEILNAPRRLTPNEQEIMQSHVILGYNQLKKADNMPPEVLQAVAQHHEKHNGTGYPYRLAGKKIGIYGRILSVSDNYDALSAKRVYKTPMPANVALAVMYKMRGQAWAPGYVERFIKMMGIYPVGTPVQLSSGEQGIVCRSNPSFPAQPCVIIAFDPLGRSISPAFLDLSKEHGLEIERSLTGIDAEKMDITALLSQAWQ; this is encoded by the coding sequence ATGGCGTCAGTAAAAATAACTGTTGCCGACATTGTACCCGGGATGTATCTCGTCAATCCCGGCCTTTCATGGATCAAGGCCCCTCTAGTGTATATGGAAGAAGGGCTTATCACGTCACGTGAAGAGATCGACCATATTATCAGCCAGGGCTACACAGAAGCCTATCACGACCCTTCACGTTTTCGCCAGATGGATGAGCTCGTAACCGCTCAGGAAGAAGATGTCTGGCCTGATCCCAAGGCCCCCCTGGTCTCTCTGGACGAAGAAACCCCCAAAGCCACTGCAATCTATGCAGACTCTTTTGACCATGTGCGCAGCCTCATGCAGGCCGCACAAGGGGGTGCTATTGATGTTGCGGCTTCCCAGCCTTACGTAGAATCCATTGTCAACAGCCTTAACCGCAATGTGGACGCGCTTGTTTCACTGTCCAAGCTCAAAAGTTCTGACGAATATACCTTTACCCATTCGGTCAATGTGACCATTTTTGCAGTGGCCTATGCGCATTACCTTGGCCTGCCTGAAGAAAAACTTCATCTGGTGGGCATGGCCGGTCTGTTTCACGATTTTGGCAAGGCGTTCATTCCGCAGGAGATTCTCAATGCTCCGCGCAGGCTTACGCCCAACGAACAAGAGATCATGCAGTCTCATGTGATTCTGGGCTATAATCAGCTGAAAAAGGCAGACAACATGCCTCCGGAGGTTTTGCAGGCTGTTGCGCAGCACCATGAGAAGCATAACGGCACAGGATATCCCTATCGGCTGGCAGGAAAAAAGATCGGCATCTACGGACGCATTCTTTCAGTAAGCGACAACTATGACGCCCTTTCGGCCAAGCGGGTGTACAAAACCCCCATGCCGGCCAATGTTGCCCTGGCTGTCATGTACAAGATGCGCGGTCAGGCCTGGGCTCCAGGTTATGTGGAGCGCTTCATCAAGATGATGGGCATTTATCCCGTTGGTACGCCGGTACAGCTATCCAGCGGCGAACAGGGTATTGTTTGCCGCTCAAACCCCAGCTTTCCCGCACAGCCCTGCGTTATCATAGCCTTTGACCCTCTCGGCAGATCTATCAGTCCGGCATTTCTGGACCTGAGCAAAGAGCACGGACTTGAGATTGAGCGCTCCCTTACTGGGATTGATGCCGAAAAAATGGATATTACAGCGCTTTTGTCTCAGGCTTGGCAATAA
- a CDS encoding aspartate kinase, whose amino-acid sequence MKILVQKFGGTSVAKLESMKQVREKVLHGLEKGYKVIAVLSARAGETNQLLALAGEWSGTPDSAECDALVATGEQVSISLFTMLLKDAGIRARSLLGWQIPITTDDDFGRARILSINSKALYGFLKDHDVLVVAGFQGCTENGRITTLGRGGSDTSAVALAAAMGSAECEIYTDVDGVYTTDPNICSTARKMDRVAYEEMLEMASMGAKVLHIRSVEFAKKYKVPVRVRSTFSSDPGTLVTQEDSTMEAVLVSGIAYDKDQARVTIRDLPDVPGMAAAVFGPLSEKGILVDMIVQNTSLDGHTDITFTISRKDLQQTLEVMEAVAEKTGASEILHDVSVAKVSAIGVGMRNHSGVAARTFAALTHEGINILMISTSEIKITILIQEKYVELAVRILHDTFGLDWDIG is encoded by the coding sequence ATGAAAATTTTGGTGCAAAAGTTTGGCGGCACGTCGGTAGCCAAGCTTGAATCTATGAAGCAGGTGCGGGAAAAGGTTCTGCACGGTCTGGAAAAGGGCTATAAGGTTATAGCCGTACTGTCGGCCAGAGCCGGCGAAACCAACCAGCTTCTTGCTCTGGCCGGCGAATGGTCGGGCACCCCCGACAGTGCGGAATGCGATGCCCTTGTGGCCACCGGCGAACAGGTTTCCATCAGCCTGTTCACCATGCTGCTCAAGGATGCCGGCATTCGCGCCCGGTCTTTGCTGGGCTGGCAGATTCCCATTACAACCGATGATGATTTTGGCCGCGCGCGTATTCTTTCCATCAACAGCAAGGCCTTGTATGGCTTTCTGAAAGATCATGACGTGCTGGTAGTTGCAGGTTTTCAGGGCTGTACTGAAAACGGCCGTATCACGACTCTCGGACGGGGTGGATCAGACACTTCGGCAGTGGCTCTTGCTGCGGCCATGGGTTCCGCCGAATGCGAAATCTACACAGATGTGGATGGCGTTTACACCACAGACCCCAACATCTGCTCCACCGCCCGCAAAATGGACCGTGTGGCCTATGAAGAAATGCTGGAAATGGCCAGCATGGGGGCCAAGGTTCTGCACATCCGCTCAGTAGAATTTGCCAAAAAATATAAAGTTCCCGTACGGGTACGCTCCACATTCAGTAGTGATCCCGGCACTCTCGTTACTCAGGAGGATTCCACAATGGAAGCCGTTCTTGTTTCCGGCATCGCCTATGATAAAGATCAAGCCCGCGTAACCATTCGCGATCTGCCGGATGTACCGGGAATGGCCGCCGCCGTATTCGGTCCGCTTTCCGAAAAAGGCATCCTTGTTGATATGATCGTGCAGAACACGAGCCTGGATGGCCATACAGACATTACCTTTACCATCTCGCGTAAAGACCTGCAGCAAACGCTCGAAGTGATGGAAGCTGTGGCCGAAAAGACCGGTGCCTCAGAAATTCTGCACGACGTAAGTGTGGCAAAGGTGTCCGCCATCGGTGTGGGCATGCGCAACCATTCCGGAGTTGCTGCCCGCACCTTCGCTGCCCTCACTCATGAAGGCATCAATATCCTCATGATAAGCACCTCTGAAATCAAGATCACAATCCTGATTCAGGAAAAATACGTTGAACTGGCCGTCCGCATCCTGCACGATACCTTCGGGCTTGATTGGGACATTGGCTAA
- the tsaE gene encoding tRNA (adenosine(37)-N6)-threonylcarbamoyltransferase complex ATPase subunit type 1 TsaE has translation MAQITLATLDDTRCFADLLVRALENAPEVKTLLLRGDLGSGKTTLTRFMVLGLPGGTEAEVASPSFTLCNHYPTVPPVLHCDLYRCPGSLPEDLLEALDNLRTLIIIEWAEFLPDQERPEEYLDIALKACEEGHLLTLQASGFKAEALLRHLCEQWTVSKV, from the coding sequence ATGGCCCAGATAACTCTTGCCACCCTTGATGATACCCGCTGTTTTGCCGACCTGCTCGTGCGCGCCCTGGAAAACGCTCCCGAAGTGAAAACCCTTTTGCTGCGCGGAGATCTCGGCAGCGGCAAAACAACGCTGACACGCTTTATGGTTCTGGGTTTACCCGGCGGCACAGAGGCAGAGGTCGCCAGCCCCTCTTTTACTTTGTGCAACCATTATCCCACAGTGCCGCCCGTACTGCACTGCGACCTTTACCGCTGCCCGGGATCCTTGCCCGAAGACCTGCTGGAAGCTCTTGATAACCTGCGTACTTTAATTATAATTGAATGGGCAGAGTTTCTGCCGGATCAGGAGCGGCCGGAAGAATATCTGGACATCGCCTTGAAGGCATGCGAAGAAGGTCACTTATTGACGCTGCAAGCCTCCGGCTTTAAGGCCGAGGCCCTGTTGCGCCATTTGTGCGAGCAATGGACTGTAAGCAAAGTCTGA
- a CDS encoding NAD(P)H-hydrate dehydratase has translation MPAPACPPPFFPPLPLPEEMRAWDKGAADLGLPEILLMENAARAALHVLRRYCPDLAGKSIWLFMGSGNNGGDAVCLARHLVDAHARPVVLHAKPLRRCKGACARHVAIARASGVPFFPLRWNRGKWRLPPDHLPHIIIDGIMGTGFSGLLRPQTQALIETVNSLAPQRLVLALDIPSGLNARTGQPQPEAVRATATASFVAGKPGLALPCARPWSGRVHVCDIGLPSIVRRNAPCSAYLIDARCIGQPGSPASLPENSFKNTYGHVLVLGGASGYAGAAHLASRASLRAGAGLVTAAAPAGAAADIRCGWPEIMTLALKGSDHDWPTSIPDSLAALLQRSSALVVGPGLGRGRDAAAFLRALMMLRRPPTVFDADALAVMAQERDLLDAVQEEDILTPHPGEAAMLLGLSAQAVQADRWAALDGLCSLNRGVNILKGAGTLVRQKESPTGICPYDVPQLAIGGSGDVLAGCLGGLLASKPGFTYSSNPEHAFPGGPSLIVAGQGVALHALAGRSLAHQWPVRGNTAAAIADALPHVFHTISQDQEDDLAWPR, from the coding sequence ATGCCCGCTCCTGCCTGCCCCCCACCCTTTTTCCCTCCCCTGCCCCTGCCTGAAGAAATGCGTGCCTGGGACAAGGGCGCGGCAGACCTCGGCCTGCCCGAAATCCTGCTTATGGAAAATGCTGCGCGGGCTGCACTGCATGTCCTGCGCCGCTACTGCCCGGACCTTGCGGGAAAAAGCATATGGCTTTTCATGGGCAGCGGCAACAACGGCGGCGATGCCGTCTGCCTTGCGCGCCACCTTGTTGATGCCCACGCCCGTCCTGTGGTCCTCCACGCAAAGCCCCTGCGCCGCTGCAAGGGCGCGTGCGCCAGACACGTCGCCATTGCCAGGGCTTCGGGCGTGCCTTTTTTTCCGCTACGCTGGAACAGGGGCAAGTGGCGGCTCCCCCCGGATCACCTGCCCCATATTATTATTGACGGCATCATGGGAACGGGCTTCAGCGGTTTGCTGCGCCCACAAACACAGGCCCTTATTGAAACCGTCAACAGCCTTGCCCCACAGCGGCTGGTGCTGGCGCTCGATATTCCTTCAGGGCTGAATGCGCGCACGGGGCAACCGCAACCTGAAGCTGTGCGGGCCACGGCCACCGCAAGCTTCGTCGCGGGCAAACCGGGACTGGCCCTTCCCTGCGCACGCCCCTGGTCAGGCCGGGTGCACGTATGTGACATCGGCCTACCGTCCATAGTACGCCGCAACGCCCCCTGCTCGGCATATCTTATTGATGCGCGTTGCATTGGGCAACCTGGCTCTCCTGCCAGCCTGCCTGAAAACAGTTTCAAAAACACATATGGGCATGTACTTGTCCTTGGCGGCGCGTCAGGGTATGCCGGAGCGGCGCACTTGGCCTCCCGCGCATCCTTAAGAGCTGGAGCCGGCCTTGTAACAGCAGCGGCCCCTGCCGGAGCAGCAGCCGACATCAGGTGCGGCTGGCCTGAAATAATGACGCTTGCCCTGAAAGGCAGCGATCACGATTGGCCCACAAGCATTCCAGACTCCCTTGCCGCCCTGCTGCAACGCAGCAGCGCTCTGGTAGTAGGCCCTGGCCTGGGCCGTGGCCGGGATGCCGCCGCCTTTTTACGCGCCCTGATGATGCTTCGCCGCCCTCCTACGGTTTTTGACGCAGACGCCCTGGCCGTAATGGCACAGGAGCGTGACCTCCTGGACGCAGTGCAGGAAGAGGACATCCTCACACCCCACCCCGGTGAAGCCGCCATGCTCCTGGGGCTCTCCGCCCAGGCGGTGCAGGCTGACAGATGGGCTGCGCTGGACGGACTCTGTTCGCTCAACCGTGGAGTCAACATCCTTAAAGGAGCCGGAACTCTGGTGCGGCAAAAGGAAAGCCCTACCGGCATTTGCCCATATGACGTGCCGCAGTTGGCCATAGGCGGTTCGGGCGATGTACTGGCAGGTTGCCTGGGCGGCCTGCTGGCCTCAAAGCCGGGTTTCACATATAGTTCCAATCCGGAACACGCCTTTCCCGGAGGGCCGTCCCTTATCGTGGCCGGACAAGGTGTGGCCCTGCACGCCCTGGCCGGGCGCTCACTTGCCCATCAGTGGCCCGTGCGCGGCAATACGGCCGCAGCCATCGCGGATGCCCTGCCTCATGTTTTTCACACCATCAGCCAAGACCAGGAAGATGACCTTGCATGGCCCAGATAA
- a CDS encoding holo-[acyl-carrier-protein] synthase → MIVGLGVDIVELARIEKSLTRFGRRFAEKVLSPEEMAAMPTLTVNYIAGRFAVKEAAVKALGTGFSQGIGPTLVETVATSGGKPQLRLHGAALQCARDMGVTSCHVSISHDRSSAVAVVVLEAL, encoded by the coding sequence ATGATTGTCGGCTTGGGTGTTGATATTGTTGAGCTTGCGCGCATAGAAAAAAGCCTCACACGCTTCGGACGCCGCTTTGCCGAAAAAGTTCTCAGCCCCGAAGAGATGGCCGCAATGCCCACTCTGACCGTCAATTACATAGCCGGGCGTTTTGCGGTTAAGGAGGCCGCCGTGAAAGCATTGGGAACGGGTTTCAGCCAGGGGATCGGTCCCACTCTTGTGGAAACAGTAGCAACTTCCGGCGGCAAACCGCAACTGCGCCTGCATGGGGCCGCCCTGCAATGCGCCCGGGATATGGGCGTGACCTCTTGCCATGTATCGATCAGCCATGACCGCTCATCTGCCGTGGCCGTGGTAGTTCTGGAGGCGTTATAA
- a CDS encoding UDP-glucose dehydrogenase family protein: MKLCIIGTGYVGLVSAACFAEMGNTVTCVDVNPEVVKKLNAGSVHIFEPGLEPMVRHSRADGRLTFTTRLEEGIAQADCAFICVGTPPQPDGSCDLSFVRQVAREIGQYMQKDMVVVDKSTVPVGTADEVRGLIDKELKKRGVDLRVDVVSNPEFLKEGDAIADFMKPDRVVIGTDSEKAATLMRELYSPFARTRDKIIVMGVRSAEMTKYAANCMLATKISFINEIATICEQVGADVRDVRTGIGSDSRIGYQFIYPGVGYGGSCFPKDVKALIRTAENAGVEPRLLNAVEAVNARQKKYMAARVEEYFAPQGGVAGKTLTMWGLAFKANTDDMREAAAITIINELTAKGMKIRAFDPVAADNARSIFADNKLVEIVDDQYAACQGAQGLMVVTEWNQFRNPDFEKVRGLLTAPLLFDGRNLYSPSAMAERGFAYFCIGRASV, from the coding sequence ATGAAATTGTGCATTATCGGCACCGGCTATGTTGGTCTGGTCAGCGCCGCCTGCTTTGCGGAAATGGGCAATACCGTAACGTGCGTTGATGTGAATCCCGAAGTGGTAAAAAAGCTGAATGCGGGATCTGTGCATATATTTGAACCCGGCCTTGAGCCGATGGTGCGCCACAGTCGCGCAGACGGGCGGCTGACCTTCACTACCAGGCTTGAAGAAGGCATTGCCCAGGCTGATTGTGCTTTTATTTGTGTAGGCACGCCGCCGCAACCTGACGGCTCGTGCGACTTGAGCTTTGTCCGGCAGGTTGCCAGAGAAATCGGCCAGTACATGCAGAAAGACATGGTAGTTGTGGATAAGTCCACTGTACCTGTGGGAACTGCGGACGAAGTGCGCGGCCTCATTGACAAGGAATTGAAAAAACGTGGCGTGGATTTGCGTGTGGATGTGGTTTCCAATCCAGAGTTTCTTAAAGAAGGCGATGCCATTGCCGACTTTATGAAGCCTGACCGCGTGGTCATCGGTACGGATTCGGAGAAGGCCGCTACCCTTATGCGTGAGCTTTACTCACCGTTTGCCCGCACCCGGGATAAAATCATTGTTATGGGCGTGCGCAGTGCGGAAATGACCAAGTACGCGGCCAACTGCATGCTTGCCACGAAAATTTCATTTATCAATGAAATTGCCACCATCTGCGAACAGGTGGGCGCGGATGTGCGTGATGTGCGCACGGGCATCGGCTCGGATTCCCGTATCGGCTATCAGTTCATCTACCCCGGCGTGGGGTACGGCGGCTCGTGCTTTCCCAAGGACGTAAAGGCGCTTATCCGCACTGCGGAAAACGCGGGGGTCGAGCCGAGGCTGCTCAACGCGGTTGAGGCCGTCAATGCCAGACAGAAAAAATATATGGCTGCCCGGGTGGAAGAATACTTTGCGCCGCAGGGAGGCGTGGCAGGCAAAACCCTGACCATGTGGGGACTGGCCTTCAAGGCCAACACCGATGATATGCGTGAAGCCGCCGCCATTACCATTATCAATGAGCTGACGGCCAAGGGCATGAAAATTCGTGCATTTGACCCCGTTGCCGCTGACAATGCCCGTAGTATCTTTGCGGATAACAAGCTGGTAGAGATCGTGGATGACCAGTACGCGGCCTGTCAGGGCGCACAGGGCCTTATGGTTGTGACGGAATGGAACCAGTTCCGCAATCCCGACTTTGAAAAAGTACGCGGGCTGCTGACGGCGCCTCTGCTGTTCGATGGGCGTAACCTGTACTCTCCTTCCGCCATGGCCGAGCGCGGCTTTGCCTATTTTTGCATCGGCCGGGCAAGCGTTTAG